One region of Flavobacterium sp. GSB-24 genomic DNA includes:
- a CDS encoding anti-sigma regulatory factor has product MTTATNKEELLIVKEQDVVPLRNRVKEYGVQIGMSILNQTKLITATSELVRNLLKYGGGGKVIIESVSNGRDNGVRVTFIDKGPGIKDIGMAMQDGYSTGKSLGLGLPGTKRLVNEFDIQTELGNGTTVTIIKWKNG; this is encoded by the coding sequence ATGACGACAGCAACGAATAAAGAAGAACTGCTTATTGTAAAAGAGCAGGATGTAGTTCCGTTACGCAATCGTGTAAAGGAATATGGCGTACAGATTGGAATGAGTATTTTAAATCAAACCAAATTAATTACGGCCACAAGCGAACTCGTCCGTAATCTTTTAAAGTATGGCGGAGGAGGAAAAGTAATTATTGAATCTGTAAGCAACGGACGCGATAATGGCGTGCGTGTGACTTTTATTGATAAAGGACCAGGAATAAAAGATATTGGAATGGCTATGCAGGATGGATACAGCACCGGAAAAAGTCTTGGACTTGGCTTGCCAGGGACAAAAAGACTAGTGAATGAATTTGATATACAAACCGAATTAGGAAACGGCACAACCGTTACTATAATAAAATGGAAAAATGGATAA
- a CDS encoding SpoIIE family protein phosphatase, whose translation MDNTFSVYKIDDRSLIAFIKREIHNLALQLGFTPHRAAETDIIIAELTSNLIKYADGGDLLYRAHYNGSHNEIEIYCLDKGIGIENVTKIMNDGYSTSNTLGQGLGAIKRLSNDFQIYSMRGWGTVQYIKICDKADFSVIHSENELNLSAISVNYPGERVCGDGYYIKYSKKGFQIFCGDGLGHGAKANEAVQQAIRAFKQCTENDPTSILRYVHEHAKKSRGLVATIACADYTTETWNICGIGNINTRIYNGLDNKTYTPYNGIIGHNIPRTLNNTVVPYQKHQIIIMHSDGLRTRWNLAELTSIIKQSPGIIASALYKDNVRGTDDATILVGKIF comes from the coding sequence ATGGATAATACTTTTTCCGTTTACAAAATTGACGATAGAAGCTTAATTGCTTTTATAAAAAGAGAAATACATAATTTAGCATTACAGTTAGGTTTTACACCACACAGAGCTGCTGAAACGGATATTATAATTGCAGAACTTACTTCTAACCTTATTAAATATGCCGACGGCGGCGATCTGCTTTATAGAGCGCATTACAACGGAAGTCATAATGAAATAGAAATTTACTGTCTGGATAAAGGAATAGGAATTGAAAATGTAACCAAAATAATGAATGATGGTTACTCTACTTCAAACACACTTGGTCAGGGACTTGGAGCAATCAAAAGATTAAGTAATGATTTTCAGATTTACTCCATGCGCGGATGGGGTACTGTGCAGTATATAAAAATTTGTGATAAGGCTGATTTTTCCGTTATCCATTCAGAAAATGAATTAAACCTTTCTGCTATAAGTGTAAATTATCCTGGTGAAAGAGTTTGCGGGGATGGATATTACATTAAATATAGTAAAAAAGGTTTTCAGATTTTTTGCGGCGACGGATTAGGTCACGGTGCAAAAGCAAATGAAGCCGTACAGCAGGCTATAAGAGCCTTTAAACAATGTACAGAGAACGATCCGACATCTATTTTACGATATGTTCACGAACATGCTAAAAAGAGCAGGGGACTTGTCGCAACTATTGCCTGCGCAGATTATACAACCGAAACTTGGAATATATGCGGTATAGGAAATATCAATACACGTATCTATAACGGACTTGATAATAAAACTTATACGCCTTACAATGGTATTATTGGGCATAATATACCACGTACCTTAAACAATACGGTTGTTCCTTATCAAAAACATCAAATTATTATTATGCACAGCGACGGACTCCGTACTAGATGGAATCTCGCTGAGCTGACTTCGATAATTAAGCAAAGTCCTGGTATTATTGCTTCGGCTTTATATAAAGACAATGTAAGAGGAACAGATGATGCTACAA